In a single window of the Natrialba magadii ATCC 43099 genome:
- a CDS encoding FAD-dependent oxidoreductase, with the protein MSETDATVAVVGGGPAGLSAALFTQKNGLDTVLFDTDETWMHKAHLFNYLGIGSQDGSAYMETAREQVDSFGVDRNQGEAVTSVTETDDGFDVETEADDGTYAVEYVILATGANRDLADELGCEFEDDVVDVGVTMETSVENVYATGAMVRVDEWQAVISAGDGAAAALNILSKTKGENYHDFDVPADAANVFESVVAE; encoded by the coding sequence ATGAGCGAAACAGACGCAACTGTTGCCGTCGTTGGCGGCGGTCCCGCTGGATTGAGTGCAGCCCTCTTTACACAGAAGAACGGTCTCGACACCGTCCTCTTCGACACGGACGAGACGTGGATGCACAAGGCACACTTGTTCAACTACCTGGGAATCGGCTCACAGGACGGCTCGGCGTATATGGAGACCGCTCGCGAGCAGGTCGACAGCTTCGGTGTCGACCGGAATCAGGGCGAGGCGGTCACCAGCGTCACCGAGACGGACGACGGCTTCGACGTCGAAACGGAAGCAGACGATGGCACGTACGCGGTCGAGTACGTGATCCTCGCGACGGGAGCCAACCGCGATCTCGCGGACGAGCTCGGTTGCGAGTTTGAGGACGATGTCGTCGACGTCGGCGTGACGATGGAGACGAGCGTCGAGAACGTCTACGCGACGGGTGCGATGGTTCGCGTCGACGAGTGGCAGGCCGTCATCTCCGCGGGCGATGGTGCCGCAGCCGCACTGAATATCCTCTCGAAGACGAAGGGCGAGAACTACCACGACTTCGACGTGCCCGCGGACGCGGCGAACGTATTCGAGTCTGTCGTCGCCGAGTAA
- a CDS encoding NADPH:quinone reductase, which translates to MKAVQYQKSGDPDVLTLVETERPDPAREEVLVEIRAASVNPVDAKIRQSGPGRLPKTTGSDLAGVVAAVGDGVSDYDVGDRVFATGLHTGRFSGGSFAEFATVPTDLLAPLPDDVSFKEGAAVALVGVTAWRALLHHAGLEPVETAFIHGGNGGVGHVAVGLADTLGSTPVTTARPSHHEMVSELGAETVLDYTRDDLTEAVREASTGADVILDHLPETYSELDVEVAAFNGDVVFIAGETTSLPNAAMARSKELDVHLMSMSNLATHAELPNIGPILDRLGRLLAADRLDVRIDRTHSLAEAAEAHRAVIEESIAGKIVVVP; encoded by the coding sequence ATGAAAGCAGTACAGTACCAGAAAAGCGGAGACCCAGATGTTCTCACTCTCGTCGAAACCGAGCGACCCGACCCAGCACGGGAAGAGGTACTCGTAGAGATACGGGCTGCGAGCGTCAACCCAGTCGACGCGAAAATTCGCCAGAGCGGACCCGGTCGGTTACCGAAAACGACCGGTTCGGATCTCGCCGGCGTCGTCGCTGCAGTTGGCGACGGCGTTTCTGACTACGACGTTGGTGACCGGGTTTTCGCGACCGGGTTGCACACCGGTCGATTTTCGGGGGGCTCCTTCGCCGAGTTTGCGACAGTACCAACCGATCTGCTCGCGCCGCTTCCAGACGACGTGAGCTTCAAGGAGGGTGCTGCTGTCGCACTTGTCGGCGTTACTGCATGGCGGGCACTCCTCCACCACGCGGGTCTCGAACCTGTCGAAACAGCGTTCATCCACGGTGGGAACGGCGGTGTCGGGCACGTTGCAGTTGGACTTGCCGACACGCTGGGTTCGACACCCGTTACAACAGCACGGCCATCCCATCACGAGATGGTCAGTGAACTGGGCGCGGAGACAGTCCTCGATTACACTCGAGATGACCTGACCGAAGCAGTTCGCGAGGCCAGCACCGGTGCGGATGTTATTCTCGATCATCTCCCAGAAACGTACTCAGAACTGGATGTCGAGGTTGCAGCGTTCAACGGTGACGTGGTGTTCATTGCAGGCGAGACGACATCGCTGCCGAACGCTGCTATGGCCCGCTCGAAAGAACTCGACGTGCATCTGATGAGTATGTCGAACTTGGCAACTCACGCAGAACTGCCGAATATCGGTCCGATCCTCGACCGACTGGGGCGGCTACTGGCAGCGGACCGCCTCGATGTACGTATCGACCGCACCCATTCGCTCGCGGAGGCTGCCGAGGCACACCGTGCTGTGATCGAAGAGAGCATCGCCGGCAAAATTGTCGTTGTCCCATAG
- a CDS encoding tyrosine-type recombinase/integrase yields the protein MSSEHYNWSKQSLDELQECWRTDIEPELRRNGVDLTTRPTYQDVTDAGFSGIAYALREHHELTLSEFLATVGYEDRDTGASFQWGIEDESTITELESYLRTLERRRQLAETTVRTKQSRLATYTRLYRELHGKANLVERVADSDAESEEIRRALAVFDELNADLGTDASKLRYHSDVSQFYEHLERRAKASFNPVESIDEEYNWSRADPDNAALSPEQVRTIYAAADAPSDELLVLALCAWGLRRNEVASLHVSQLELESDEPHIVFEERKNGPGTVALIYGVPELSNRVDELGAGNRNWSGYLFPSPNANRDHVTGETVQARFQRLADQADVRVRGERPTSKMGRRFWYTTYNEAMSDLLENLDTIAADQGSADASVVLKNYLSEAERREYRRDFMRERLAAVFGAE from the coding sequence ATGAGTAGCGAACACTACAACTGGTCGAAACAGTCACTCGACGAACTGCAGGAGTGCTGGCGGACCGACATCGAGCCCGAACTTCGACGAAACGGCGTCGATCTCACAACGCGGCCAACCTACCAGGACGTCACCGACGCCGGCTTCTCGGGAATCGCCTACGCACTTCGCGAACACCACGAACTGACGCTCTCGGAATTTCTGGCGACCGTCGGCTACGAGGACAGAGACACCGGTGCGTCGTTTCAATGGGGGATCGAGGACGAATCCACGATCACCGAACTCGAGTCCTACCTGCGAACGCTCGAGCGTCGCCGCCAACTCGCCGAGACGACGGTACGGACGAAACAGTCTCGACTGGCGACCTACACCCGGTTGTACCGTGAGCTCCACGGGAAAGCGAATCTCGTCGAACGCGTCGCTGACTCGGATGCGGAGAGCGAGGAAATCCGCCGCGCACTCGCGGTGTTCGACGAACTGAACGCCGACCTCGGGACTGACGCCTCGAAGCTACGCTATCACAGCGACGTCTCTCAGTTCTACGAGCACCTCGAACGACGGGCGAAAGCCTCGTTCAACCCCGTCGAATCGATCGATGAGGAGTACAACTGGTCTCGAGCCGATCCAGACAACGCGGCCCTCTCACCCGAACAGGTCCGGACAATCTACGCCGCTGCGGACGCTCCGTCCGACGAACTGCTCGTTCTGGCACTCTGTGCGTGGGGACTGCGCCGAAACGAGGTTGCGAGCCTGCACGTCTCCCAGCTTGAACTCGAGTCCGACGAGCCACACATCGTGTTCGAGGAGCGAAAGAACGGGCCGGGAACGGTCGCGTTGATCTATGGCGTGCCGGAACTGTCTAATCGGGTCGACGAGTTGGGTGCAGGCAATCGCAACTGGTCGGGATATCTGTTCCCGTCGCCGAACGCGAACCGTGATCATGTTACCGGCGAGACCGTTCAGGCACGGTTTCAGCGCCTTGCAGACCAGGCTGACGTGCGCGTTCGGGGCGAACGTCCGACGTCAAAAATGGGCCGGCGCTTCTGGTATACGACGTACAACGAGGCGATGAGCGACTTACTCGAGAACCTGGACACAATCGCGGCCGATCAGGGCAGTGCTGATGCGTCTGTCGTGTTGAAGAACTATCTGTCTGAGGCTGAACGGCGGGAATATCGTCGTGATTTCATGCGTGAACGGCTCGCAGCGGTGTTTGGGGCCGAGTGA
- a CDS encoding transposase, protein MAVCSHTESPFDHDRNFTFTVNDETYNGSIHFFTHYNEKPDFIEVLRNTFFQDETYGDARAKWHRNTTSFYAWVKAHMLRLAWDCRERLLHRFLHSFPNICRDFGFSVAHNRDTSGAPSQSRLWEMWNKEFTDVQREFVRTATEEALAFAREQGIPAPDPVFRPEERDISSKRSEQRLVAEKTKEVWQQAKPFVTDTFYLKRADNSVIHENAFWEQHAYMGMRENMYAQSGQHSFFIDSQRDHTPSASNHRYQIGKLTVEETRSMLHETTRMLIARARHNSELVGKLWAAIDITKGNPWTGEIERDEDDNITEDWILGYKDGEVYYQWATIQIVGYDIPLVLDAIPVKRGMKRADIVDSLLENALDLVDDIELVMMDREFDNDGVKDACDKHGVYYLNGARKRQSERATCTRLRRAGKTVHIEEETVPDGPTRKRMFLPSSTDDPDAEDMEESSEPVKGSSDVREEMREDLAELGIDLNDDDDRRGFGPVIDDLREQEANEPTVGSDEDAQTYALFETNHPSVTLNDDDSEIERIHMVERMVRRYRHRWGIENGYKQIKTFRVRTTSKRHTYRFFNFVFACVLYNVWRLVDLLVKLATEGENTTYAPRVDANQFLTVAKKYYGLDPPD, encoded by the coding sequence ATGGCGGTTTGTTCCCACACAGAATCTCCCTTTGACCACGACAGGAATTTCACGTTCACCGTCAACGACGAGACATACAACGGGAGTATCCACTTCTTCACTCACTACAACGAGAAGCCCGATTTCATCGAGGTCTTACGAAACACCTTCTTCCAAGACGAAACGTATGGCGATGCCCGCGCGAAGTGGCACCGGAACACCACGTCATTTTACGCGTGGGTGAAGGCACATATGCTCAGGCTCGCATGGGATTGCCGCGAGAGACTCCTCCACCGCTTCCTTCACTCGTTCCCCAACATTTGCCGTGATTTTGGCTTCTCTGTTGCTCACAACCGCGACACCAGCGGAGCGCCGAGCCAGTCCCGGCTCTGGGAGATGTGGAACAAAGAGTTCACCGACGTACAGCGTGAGTTCGTGCGTACAGCCACCGAGGAAGCCCTCGCCTTCGCCCGCGAACAAGGCATTCCTGCTCCTGACCCAGTGTTCCGACCCGAGGAACGGGACATCTCCTCGAAGCGGAGCGAACAGCGACTCGTCGCAGAGAAGACCAAGGAGGTCTGGCAACAGGCCAAACCGTTCGTCACGGACACATTCTACCTGAAGCGAGCCGACAATAGCGTAATCCACGAGAACGCGTTCTGGGAACAGCACGCCTACATGGGGATGCGCGAGAATATGTACGCACAGAGCGGTCAACACTCCTTCTTCATCGACTCCCAGCGTGACCACACACCGAGCGCATCCAATCATCGCTACCAGATAGGGAAGCTCACCGTCGAGGAGACACGCTCGATGCTCCACGAGACAACCCGGATGCTCATCGCCCGCGCTCGGCACAATTCCGAACTCGTCGGCAAACTTTGGGCCGCCATCGACATTACCAAGGGGAATCCGTGGACTGGTGAAATCGAGCGCGACGAGGACGACAACATCACGGAGGACTGGATTCTCGGCTACAAGGACGGCGAAGTGTACTATCAGTGGGCGACCATCCAGATTGTGGGCTACGACATTCCGCTCGTACTGGACGCAATACCCGTCAAACGCGGGATGAAGCGAGCCGACATCGTGGACAGCTTGCTGGAGAATGCGCTTGACCTCGTAGACGACATCGAACTCGTGATGATGGACAGAGAGTTCGATAATGATGGCGTGAAGGACGCGTGTGATAAACACGGGGTCTACTACCTGAATGGCGCACGCAAACGCCAATCTGAAAGAGCGACGTGTACACGGCTTCGCCGTGCCGGAAAGACCGTTCACATCGAAGAGGAAACAGTCCCAGATGGTCCGACTCGCAAGCGGATGTTCCTCCCCTCCAGCACGGACGACCCTGATGCGGAGGATATGGAAGAGAGCAGCGAACCCGTAAAGGGGAGTTCGGATGTCCGCGAAGAGATGCGTGAAGACCTCGCTGAACTCGGTATCGACCTAAACGATGACGACGACAGACGCGGTTTCGGTCCGGTCATTGACGACCTCCGTGAGCAGGAGGCAAATGAGCCGACTGTCGGAAGCGACGAGGATGCGCAGACGTATGCGTTGTTCGAGACGAACCACCCCAGCGTGACGCTGAATGACGACGACAGCGAGATAGAGCGCATTCACATGGTTGAGCGGATGGTTCGCCGGTATCGCCACCGCTGGGGCATTGAGAATGGTTACAAGCAAATCAAGACGTTTCGCGTCCGCACGACGAGTAAACGCCACACGTATCGGTTCTTCAATTTCGTGTTTGCGTGCGTGCTGTACAACGTCTGGCGGCTCGTGGACTTGCTGGTGAAACTCGCCACCGAGGGTGAGAACACGACGTATGCGCCGCGTGTGGACGCGAACCAGTTCTTGACTGTGGCGAAGAAATACTACGGTCTCGACCCACCCGACTAA
- the gap gene encoding type I glyceraldehyde-3-phosphate dehydrogenase gives MRANTGSDTTSNETLRIGLNGFGRVGRSILRASLTEDAIDVVAVNDVMDDDDMEYLLRYDSVHGRLPGVSREGSRLYANGHEVQLLSERDPTELPWDELDIDVAFEATGLFRTHDEAAQHLDAGADKVIISAPPKGEKDVPMFVYGVNHEAYNGEDVLSNASCTTNSVAPVLQVLDEEFGIVSGVLMTVHAYTGSQGLVDGPMDKRRRGRAAAENIVPTTTGAANSTIEILPGLEGKLDGMAMRVPVPNGSITDITVNVEADITRDDLLEAIRGAADNGLAGVLGYTDDEIVSRDIVGLPFASYVDLESAMVVANDIVKVLAWYDNEYGFSTQMLDLARYVATETDTIDTTGTITH, from the coding sequence ATGAGAGCGAACACAGGTAGTGATACCACATCGAACGAGACGCTTCGGATCGGACTCAATGGGTTCGGACGAGTCGGACGAAGCATTCTGCGTGCGTCGCTGACCGAGGATGCAATCGACGTCGTCGCCGTAAACGACGTGATGGACGACGACGATATGGAGTATCTGTTGCGGTACGATTCAGTCCATGGACGGCTGCCTGGCGTCTCCCGTGAGGGAAGCCGCCTCTACGCCAACGGCCACGAAGTGCAGTTACTTTCCGAGCGTGACCCGACAGAACTCCCCTGGGACGAACTCGATATCGATGTCGCGTTCGAGGCGACCGGACTGTTCCGGACGCACGATGAGGCCGCCCAGCATCTGGATGCAGGTGCGGACAAGGTGATCATCTCGGCTCCACCGAAAGGCGAGAAGGACGTTCCGATGTTCGTCTACGGTGTCAATCACGAGGCGTACAACGGGGAGGATGTCCTGTCGAACGCCTCGTGTACCACGAACTCCGTCGCGCCGGTCTTACAGGTGCTCGACGAGGAATTCGGCATTGTCTCAGGAGTCCTCATGACCGTCCACGCCTACACCGGGAGCCAGGGGCTGGTCGACGGTCCAATGGATAAACGACGCCGTGGGCGCGCAGCCGCCGAGAACATCGTCCCGACGACGACCGGAGCGGCGAACTCCACGATCGAGATACTTCCAGGGCTCGAGGGCAAACTCGACGGCATGGCGATGCGTGTTCCGGTTCCTAACGGGTCGATCACCGATATCACTGTCAATGTCGAGGCCGACATTACTCGAGACGATCTCCTCGAGGCCATCCGTGGCGCAGCAGATAACGGTCTCGCGGGTGTGTTGGGCTACACTGACGACGAAATCGTCTCCAGAGATATCGTCGGGCTCCCGTTTGCCTCGTACGTCGACCTCGAGTCCGCGATGGTCGTCGCCAACGACATCGTCAAGGTGCTTGCCTGGTACGACAACGAGTACGGATTCTCGACACAGATGCTGGATCTCGCACGCTACGTCGCGACAGAGACGGATACGATCGACACTACGGGGACTATCACTCACTGA
- a CDS encoding phosphoglycerate kinase, with amino-acid sequence MTSFQTLDDLEPGQRLLVRIDVNAPVEDGVVQDDRRFARHAETVQELLADDHAIALLAHQGRPGRDTFVSLDQHAAILSDHLDRPVEFVADTCGEEALSAIDGLERGDVLLLENVRMCEGELPEEAPETKAETELVRTLSTEFDAYVSDAYATAHRSHASIVGFPLVMDAYAGRVMEQEYRANTAIRERAFDGPVTMILGGTKAEDTIPVVEQLADVVDHFCLGGIIGELFLRADGHDLGYDVDGTELFDHQWEAHSETITDALETHDTTVVLPTDLAYKDDGDRAETAVEGIEKQTSYLDIGSETIDRYTDRIADSEAVYVKGAVGVFEDERFANGTVGILSAIADTDCVSVVGGGDTAHSIELYDLDEDDFTRVSIAGGAYVRALTGASLAGIDALECDS; translated from the coding sequence ATGACCTCCTTTCAGACGCTCGACGACCTCGAACCTGGGCAACGGCTTCTGGTCCGCATCGACGTCAACGCTCCCGTCGAGGACGGCGTCGTACAGGACGACCGCCGATTCGCCCGCCACGCAGAGACCGTTCAGGAACTGCTCGCAGACGACCACGCGATCGCCTTACTTGCACACCAGGGACGGCCGGGACGGGACACGTTCGTTTCCCTCGACCAGCATGCTGCAATCCTCTCCGACCATCTCGATCGGCCCGTCGAATTCGTCGCCGATACGTGCGGCGAGGAAGCGCTGTCTGCGATCGATGGCCTCGAACGCGGTGACGTGCTCCTCCTCGAAAACGTGCGAATGTGTGAGGGAGAACTACCCGAAGAAGCGCCAGAGACCAAGGCCGAGACGGAACTGGTACGAACGCTTTCGACGGAATTCGACGCGTACGTCAGCGATGCCTACGCGACGGCACATCGATCACACGCGTCGATCGTTGGCTTTCCACTCGTTATGGATGCCTACGCAGGGCGCGTGATGGAACAGGAGTACCGAGCAAACACCGCGATCCGGGAACGAGCGTTCGACGGCCCCGTGACGATGATTCTCGGCGGAACGAAGGCCGAAGACACCATTCCCGTCGTGGAACAACTCGCGGATGTCGTCGATCACTTCTGTCTGGGCGGTATCATCGGCGAACTGTTCTTGCGTGCCGACGGACACGACCTCGGATACGATGTCGACGGGACGGAACTGTTCGACCATCAGTGGGAAGCCCACAGCGAGACGATCACGGACGCACTCGAGACGCACGACACCACGGTGGTGCTCCCGACCGATCTTGCGTACAAAGACGACGGCGATCGAGCGGAAACCGCGGTCGAGGGGATCGAGAAGCAGACATCGTATCTCGACATTGGTTCGGAGACGATCGATCGCTACACCGACCGCATCGCGGACTCCGAGGCAGTCTACGTCAAAGGTGCCGTCGGTGTCTTCGAGGACGAGCGGTTCGCCAACGGTACCGTCGGGATACTTTCAGCGATCGCCGACACCGACTGTGTGTCGGTTGTCGGTGGCGGTGATACAGCCCACTCGATCGAACTGTACGATCTCGACGAGGACGATTTCACGCGCGTTTCGATCGCTGGCGGTGCGTACGTCCGCGCTCTGACCGGTGCGTCCCTCGCGGGAATCGACGCACTCGAGTGTGACTCTTGA
- a CDS encoding ABC1 kinase family protein — MRFYYRYLQVLVRFLPIAIALLRDRRRFLLFGPSRSVPESVHRTRADRLTQTMLDLGPAFIKVGQVLSTRPDIVPPTYVESLSSLQDEVPEETGGDPFTVVEAELGDTLDLETVTPLAGGSLAYVYTAAYEGEEIALKVRRPDLAAMIERDLRVIRRLIPLIALFADERQRYSLENVANDFEEIIRDELDFEREAAVMDEIGTNLADDNRVVVPETYPSLCSERIVAMEYVEGTKITDSNALEGAGVDETEMATLITRTYLRMGLVDGVFHADPHPGNLAVTDAGRLVIYDYGMSQRLTEQEQADITALYRTLVRRDVDGLVDALIALEVLDATVDRVAVRRVLELVIETLEGRSEITWRAIITELFTMLHDFPFRIPPNVMLLVRVGSVGEGICRSLDPEFDFLATTRSFLIDHGFIESELEALFTDIRDDVRRSAPVVAGLPARVDTVFGQLERGELVVRTDPVESTTLDPGLGYAILSSAFVLTAALLSFQNVLYAALALVVAVVFFLFYVRA; from the coding sequence ATGAGATTCTACTATCGATATCTCCAGGTTCTCGTTCGGTTCCTCCCCATCGCGATTGCACTCCTCAGGGACCGCCGACGGTTCCTGCTGTTCGGTCCCTCGCGATCCGTCCCGGAATCCGTCCACCGCACGCGGGCCGACCGACTGACACAGACGATGCTCGACCTCGGTCCGGCCTTTATCAAAGTCGGACAGGTTCTCTCGACGCGCCCCGACATCGTCCCACCGACCTACGTCGAGTCCCTCTCGAGTCTGCAGGACGAAGTTCCCGAAGAAACCGGCGGTGATCCGTTCACTGTCGTCGAAGCAGAACTGGGTGACACCCTCGATCTGGAGACGGTAACGCCGCTTGCCGGCGGGTCGCTCGCGTACGTCTATACCGCTGCGTACGAAGGAGAGGAGATCGCACTGAAGGTTCGACGGCCGGACCTCGCGGCGATGATCGAACGAGACCTCCGCGTCATCCGCCGACTGATCCCACTCATCGCGCTCTTCGCGGACGAACGCCAGCGGTATTCACTCGAGAACGTTGCGAACGACTTCGAGGAGATCATCCGCGACGAACTGGATTTCGAGCGCGAGGCAGCGGTGATGGACGAGATCGGCACGAACCTCGCCGACGACAACCGCGTCGTCGTCCCAGAGACGTATCCGTCACTCTGTTCAGAGCGCATCGTCGCGATGGAGTACGTCGAGGGGACGAAGATTACGGATTCGAACGCACTCGAGGGCGCGGGCGTCGACGAAACCGAGATGGCGACGCTGATCACACGCACGTACCTGCGGATGGGGCTCGTCGACGGGGTCTTTCACGCCGACCCACACCCTGGAAACCTCGCGGTCACGGACGCGGGACGGCTCGTGATCTACGATTACGGGATGAGCCAGCGTCTGACCGAACAAGAACAGGCCGATATTACTGCCCTCTACCGAACCCTCGTCAGGCGAGACGTCGACGGGCTGGTCGACGCTCTCATCGCGCTCGAGGTTCTCGACGCAACAGTCGACCGCGTGGCCGTCCGACGCGTCCTCGAGCTGGTGATCGAAACGCTCGAAGGACGGTCGGAAATCACCTGGCGTGCGATCATCACCGAACTGTTCACCATGCTCCACGACTTTCCGTTCCGGATCCCACCGAACGTGATGTTGCTCGTCAGGGTCGGCAGCGTTGGCGAAGGCATCTGTCGGAGCCTCGACCCGGAGTTCGACTTTCTGGCAACAACCCGATCCTTCCTCATCGATCACGGCTTCATCGAGAGCGAACTCGAGGCACTGTTCACGGACATCCGGGACGACGTCCGTCGGTCAGCACCAGTCGTGGCGGGACTGCCAGCCCGGGTCGATACCGTGTTCGGCCAACTCGAGCGCGGCGAACTCGTCGTCAGGACCGACCCCGTCGAGTCGACCACTCTCGATCCGGGGCTCGGTTATGCCATCCTCTCGAGTGCGTTCGTCCTCACAGCGGCGTTGCTGTCGTTCCAGAACGTGCTGTACGCAGCCCTTGCATTGGTGGTTGCCGTCGTGTTCTTTCTGTTCTACGTGCGGGCCTAG
- a CDS encoding universal stress protein, with product MYGTILVPIDGSPASINAFDCSVSIARATGATIRAMLVVEPVEYELADEDSTVRSATRRRGRETLSSVVESGAAADLTIDRDVREGVPYQEIVALAESKADLIVLGTRGLTAEAGPGSTTQRVLSTSETPVLAVPTDASLPDDGPRCVLAATDGSESASRTADHALELAANVESAVDILHVIDETNPALADPSQPMDELVRQGGHDLVERLRTAASERDLSVTTAVTRGVPGEEITSRASTVDADLIAMGTRGRATPAAQLLGGTTVRVLRQTDRPVLLSQ from the coding sequence ATGTACGGTACGATTCTCGTTCCCATCGACGGCAGTCCCGCTTCGATCAACGCGTTCGACTGTTCCGTGTCGATCGCACGGGCAACCGGCGCGACGATCAGGGCGATGCTCGTCGTCGAGCCGGTCGAATACGAGCTCGCAGATGAAGATAGCACGGTCCGGTCGGCGACCAGACGCCGCGGTCGAGAGACACTCTCATCGGTCGTCGAGTCCGGTGCTGCTGCCGATCTTACTATCGACCGGGATGTTCGCGAGGGTGTTCCGTATCAGGAAATCGTTGCGCTCGCCGAGAGTAAAGCCGATCTAATCGTCCTGGGAACTCGCGGTTTGACAGCGGAAGCGGGCCCGGGGAGTACGACCCAGCGTGTGCTCAGCACGTCTGAGACACCGGTGCTCGCCGTGCCGACGGACGCGTCTCTCCCCGACGATGGACCGCGTTGCGTTCTGGCCGCGACAGACGGCAGCGAGAGTGCGTCTCGGACAGCCGATCACGCACTCGAACTCGCGGCGAACGTCGAAAGTGCAGTCGATATCCTCCACGTGATCGACGAGACGAATCCCGCACTCGCAGACCCGTCTCAGCCGATGGACGAACTCGTCAGGCAAGGCGGACACGACCTCGTCGAACGACTCCGGACTGCTGCCAGTGAGCGTGATCTCTCGGTCACGACTGCTGTCACACGCGGTGTTCCAGGGGAGGAAATCACGTCACGCGCAAGCACCGTCGACGCAGATTTGATCGCGATGGGGACTCGCGGACGCGCCACACCAGCAGCGCAGTTGCTCGGCGGAACGACCGTCCGAGTGCTGCGCCAGACCGACCGGCCGGTCTTGCTGAGTCAGTAA
- a CDS encoding universal stress protein, with product MTFVVPFDGSELAEAALVRATEYGAVLDEDIVVVTVIPERNRYAREKGWIGENETVAVDAIAEQLRDQVETLAPAASFEYERIREFPPESRLAGHIERLILEHEPSVVFLGSDNVGRVVTPLTSVGAHVAADHSYDVFVVRQPAPPNVDAVEAHEAFYDEDGA from the coding sequence ATGACGTTTGTCGTTCCCTTCGACGGATCGGAACTGGCAGAAGCAGCCCTCGTCAGGGCGACTGAATACGGCGCCGTTCTCGACGAGGACATCGTTGTCGTGACCGTCATTCCAGAACGGAACCGGTACGCACGCGAGAAAGGCTGGATCGGTGAGAACGAGACGGTTGCCGTCGACGCCATCGCCGAGCAACTACGTGACCAGGTCGAAACTCTTGCGCCAGCAGCGTCGTTCGAATACGAACGTATCCGGGAGTTTCCGCCTGAATCCCGGCTTGCCGGACACATCGAGCGGCTCATTCTCGAACACGAGCCAAGTGTCGTCTTTCTCGGCAGTGACAACGTCGGCCGTGTGGTGACCCCCTTGACGAGTGTTGGTGCTCACGTTGCCGCGGACCACTCCTACGACGTGTTCGTCGTTCGGCAGCCCGCGCCCCCGAACGTCGATGCCGTCGAGGCACACGAAGCGTTCTACGACGAGGACGGAGCATGA
- a CDS encoding cupredoxin domain-containing protein translates to MPPTDRRSRRTLLCALASGVGTTLVAGCTEGMGDGEADPEPDRDDADADDADPPDTGWEDEWEDVETIELEAHADDGWIGRRPASIDGVENPDIALYEDREYEFVWTNTDGDVHNFAIWDDEDEPLVSTSFVEEEDEEITADITASEEMAVYLCETHEREMEGSIEIRTE, encoded by the coding sequence ATGCCACCAACCGACCGACGCTCCCGGCGAACGCTGCTCTGCGCGCTCGCGAGTGGTGTCGGAACCACCCTCGTCGCGGGTTGTACCGAGGGAATGGGTGACGGTGAGGCAGATCCGGAACCTGATCGCGACGACGCGGACGCAGACGACGCTGATCCTCCAGATACCGGGTGGGAGGATGAGTGGGAGGACGTTGAGACGATCGAACTCGAAGCGCACGCTGACGACGGGTGGATCGGCCGCCGTCCAGCATCGATCGACGGCGTAGAGAATCCGGACATCGCTCTGTACGAGGATCGTGAGTACGAGTTCGTTTGGACGAACACCGACGGTGACGTCCACAACTTTGCTATCTGGGACGATGAGGACGAACCCCTGGTTTCAACTTCGTTTGTCGAGGAAGAGGACGAAGAAATTACGGCCGACATCACAGCCAGTGAGGAGATGGCGGTGTACCTCTGTGAGACCCACGAGAGAGAAATGGAGGGGTCGATAGAGATTCGGACCGAGTAG